One genomic segment of Arachis duranensis cultivar V14167 chromosome 4, aradu.V14167.gnm2.J7QH, whole genome shotgun sequence includes these proteins:
- the LOC107485222 gene encoding cationic peroxidase 1: MALPISKVDFLIFMCLIGLGSAQLSSNFYATKCPNALSTIKSAVNSAVAKEARMGASLLRLHFHDCFVQGCDASVLLDDTSNFTGEKTAGPNANSIRGFEVIDTIKSQVESLCPGVVSCADILAVAARDSVVALGGASWNVLLGRRDSTTASLSSANSDLPAPFFNLSGLISAFSNKGFTTKELVTLSGAHTIGQAQCTAFRTRIYNESNIDPTYAKSLQANCPSVGGDTNLSPFDVTTPNKFDNAYYTNLRNKKGLLHSDQQLFNGVSTDSQVTAYSNNPATFNIDFGNAMIKMGNLSPLTGTSGQIRTNCRKTN, translated from the exons ATGGCACTTCCAATTAGCAAAGTTGATTTCTTAATATTCATGTGTCTTATAGGATTAGGGTCAGCTCAATTGTCATCTAATTTTTATGCCACAAAATGTCCCAATGCACTTTCAACAATTAAGTCAGCAGTGAACTCTGCTGTGGCCAAAGAAGCTCGCATGGGAGCCTCCCTTCTTCGCCTTCATTTCCATGATTGCTTTGTTCAA GGATGTGATGCATCAGTACTATTAGATGATACATCAAATTTCACAGGAGAAAAGACAGCAGGTCCAAATGCAAATTCAATAAGAGGTTTTGAAGTGATTGACACCATAAAGTCTCAAGTAGAGAGCTTGTGCCCTGGTGTTGTTTCTTGTGCTGATATTCTTGCTGTTGCTGCTAGAGATTCTGTTGTTGCT CTAGGAGGAGCAAGTTGGAATGTGTTATTGGGAAGAAGAGACTCAACCACTGCAAGTTTAAGCTCTGCTAACTCAGATTTGCCGGCTCCATTTTTTAATCTTAGTGGCCTTATCTCTGCTTTCTCCAACAAAGGTTTCACAACAAAAGAACTCGTTACTCTATCAg gAGCGCATACAATTGGGCAAGCACAGTGCACAGCCTTCAGAACAAGGATATACAATGAGAGCAACATAGATCCAACATATGCAAAATCATTGCAAGCAAATTGTCCTAGCGTAGGAGGAGATACCAATTTGTCACCATTTGATGTAACAACACCCAACAAATTTGATAATGCTTACTATACCAACTTGAGAAACAAGAAGGGTCTCTTGCATTCTGATCAACAACTCTTCAATGGTGTATCCACTGATTCCCAAGTCACTGCTTATAGCAACAATCCTGCAACTTTCAACATTGACTTTGGCAACGCAATGATTAAGATGGGAAATCTTAGTCCACTCACTGGGACTAGTGGTCAAATTAGAACCAATTGCAGGAAGACtaactaa
- the LOC107485212 gene encoding uncharacterized mitochondrial protein AtMg00810-like, whose protein sequence is MNGVKTFVLVYVDDIIITGEAETQIKEVIERLNAKFALEDMGNLHYFLGIQVAKTSDGGLLLSQQKYINEVLKKANMEGCSSCHTPLPSTIKLSALGGSNFGDSQLYRSIIGSLQYLTVTRPEISYSVHKMSQFVQAPLDSH, encoded by the coding sequence ATGAATGGAGTAAAGACCTTTGTATTGgtgtatgttgatgatataATCATCACAGGAGAAGCTGAAACTCAGATAAAAGAAGTAATTGAAAGGCTAAATGCAAAATTTGCACTCGAAGACATGGGCAATCTCCACTATTTTCTTGGAATTCAGGTGGCAAAAACAAGTGATGGAGGACTACTTCTCTCTCAACAGAAGTATATCAATGAGGTATTGAAGAAAGCAAATATGGAAGGTTGCTCAAGTTGTCACACTCCTCTGCCCTCAACAATAAAATTATCGGCCCTAGGTGGCTCCAACTTTGGTGATTCTCAGCTTTACAGATCGATTATTGGTAGCCTGCAATATCTAACAGTGACCAGACCTGAGATTTCATATAGTGTGCACAAGATGTCACAGTTTGTACAAGCCCCTTTAGACAGTCATTGA